In Candidatus Cohnella colombiensis, one DNA window encodes the following:
- a CDS encoding nucleotide sugar dehydrogenase — protein sequence MATKIGVVGLGYVGLPVAAAFATSFPVLGVDINEARIAELQRGEDSTGEIAPELLQQLQMEFTSLGSGLSGCDFIIVAVPTPVDNAKIPNLNALKKATELVAKYLSRGTTVVYESTVYPGATEEVCIPILEQVSAMRAGTDFHVGYSPERINPGDHQRSFKKIVKVVSGLTQTALDEVAVTYGAVVEAGIYKASSIKVAEAAKVIENTQRDLNIALMNELAIIFHTLNVDTKEVIEAAATKWNFMPFQPGLVGGHCIGVDPYYLTYKAESVGYHPQVILAGRRINDQMGKYVASNIIKQIIASGANLISARVTVLGLTFKENVPDIRNTKVNDLIQELLEYKVQVQICDAYADPSIAREEYGIELVPFEQLEQATAVVIAVPHKPYTLLGWQGISQLLIQQHGVVFDLKGILKQEDKPESIRLWRL from the coding sequence TTGGCAACGAAAATTGGTGTAGTTGGCTTAGGTTACGTAGGGCTTCCGGTTGCAGCAGCATTCGCTACAAGTTTTCCTGTGCTTGGAGTTGATATTAATGAAGCGCGGATCGCAGAATTGCAGCGAGGTGAAGATTCCACTGGCGAGATTGCTCCGGAGCTATTGCAGCAGCTGCAAATGGAGTTTACGAGTCTAGGGAGTGGCTTAAGCGGGTGCGATTTTATCATTGTTGCTGTGCCCACACCTGTAGACAACGCGAAAATTCCAAATTTGAACGCACTGAAAAAAGCTACAGAGCTAGTAGCTAAATATTTGAGTCGGGGAACGACAGTCGTCTACGAATCTACCGTTTACCCTGGCGCAACGGAAGAGGTATGTATTCCGATATTGGAGCAGGTGTCCGCCATGCGAGCTGGAACTGACTTTCATGTCGGTTATTCTCCTGAAAGAATTAACCCAGGTGATCACCAGCGTAGCTTTAAGAAGATCGTAAAGGTAGTGTCTGGATTAACACAGACTGCTCTAGATGAAGTTGCTGTAACCTATGGAGCAGTCGTGGAAGCGGGCATCTATAAAGCATCTTCTATTAAAGTAGCGGAAGCAGCAAAAGTCATCGAGAATACGCAACGTGATTTGAACATTGCGCTCATGAATGAGTTAGCTATTATTTTTCATACGTTGAATGTTGACACGAAAGAGGTAATTGAGGCAGCGGCAACAAAGTGGAATTTCATGCCTTTCCAGCCAGGCTTAGTAGGGGGACACTGTATTGGTGTTGATCCTTATTACTTAACCTATAAGGCAGAAAGTGTAGGCTATCACCCACAGGTCATCCTGGCAGGACGCAGAATCAATGACCAGATGGGGAAATATGTCGCATCAAATATCATCAAACAAATTATCGCAAGTGGGGCAAACCTCATCTCTGCTCGTGTGACAGTTCTCGGATTGACCTTTAAGGAAAATGTTCCGGATATTCGCAATACGAAGGTTAATGACTTGATTCAAGAACTTCTCGAATATAAAGTGCAGGTCCAGATCTGCGATGCGTATGCTGATCCTTCAATCGCCCGTGAGGAATATGGGATTGAGCTTGTACCTTTTGAACAACTCGAACAAGCAACTGCTGTTGTCATCGCTGTGCCACACAAACCTTATACTTTACTCGGTTGGCAGGGGATAAGTCAGCTGCTGATCCAGCAGCACGGAGTTGTATTTGATTTGAAAGGGATTTTGAAGCAAGAGGACAAGCCTGAGTCAATTCGTTTGTGGCGGTTGTAG
- a CDS encoding O-antigen ligase family protein, which yields MDRLKFIRSFASLNVFEWMFYLFVLCLAMFPGRISSTFEVLDSNINYPLFIMMVGLLVFFPVIFIYAKEKFAKREMAMAMFLFIMVWALFSMQKASIRTDVTLGDRLIPLLLMGTAALLGYFYSKIASHTSDNNRYGWEDVITRFSFMLTFIICIYAAESLIGLGIRSQSASIIMEDVGIVRLKGPLGGAAIMSVVMTLTAGVYLGNVMKRRKPVILYQIALIITLVTILLTGSRSGVLAIGIFGLLIVFRMRSLKKIMQLGLGAMLAMAIVYPFISFDRISKIEDTSRTQTWQTAMKIATEYPKTLWMGKGYGTVWPWYLDERLSGGATIWPKTSVYGYTLYHPHSTYVELLVELGLIPSLVFIWILVLLIRHLYMEDDPDSILPYVISGTLAAAGTFAFDLYLFKNFQLSMIWWAFVFVVLAVIPRRNAA from the coding sequence ATGGATCGGCTGAAATTCATTCGTAGCTTCGCCTCTCTGAATGTTTTTGAGTGGATGTTTTATTTGTTTGTATTGTGTTTGGCTATGTTTCCAGGGCGGATCTCTTCAACATTTGAGGTGCTAGATTCAAATATTAACTATCCTTTATTTATTATGATGGTTGGGCTTCTTGTATTTTTCCCCGTAATCTTTATTTATGCAAAGGAGAAGTTTGCGAAACGGGAAATGGCCATGGCAATGTTCCTGTTTATAATGGTTTGGGCATTGTTCAGCATGCAAAAGGCTTCCATTCGTACGGACGTCACATTAGGTGACCGTTTAATCCCATTACTATTGATGGGGACAGCTGCACTATTAGGCTATTTTTATTCGAAAATTGCATCTCACACATCGGATAACAATCGATATGGGTGGGAGGATGTCATCACTCGTTTCAGTTTCATGTTAACTTTCATCATTTGTATTTACGCTGCGGAGTCTTTAATTGGATTAGGGATACGTTCGCAATCGGCGTCTATTATCATGGAAGATGTCGGTATCGTGAGATTAAAGGGACCGTTAGGCGGTGCAGCGATTATGTCCGTCGTCATGACTTTGACGGCGGGGGTGTATTTAGGAAATGTTATGAAGCGGCGAAAGCCAGTTATCCTCTATCAGATTGCACTGATCATTACATTAGTTACGATTCTATTGACGGGTTCCCGGTCTGGAGTACTAGCCATCGGCATTTTCGGACTATTGATCGTATTTCGAATGCGATCGCTTAAGAAGATCATGCAGCTTGGACTTGGTGCAATGCTTGCAATGGCAATCGTTTACCCGTTCATATCATTTGATCGAATCTCAAAGATAGAAGACACCTCGCGCACGCAAACGTGGCAGACAGCGATGAAAATTGCAACTGAATATCCGAAAACACTTTGGATGGGAAAAGGATATGGTACGGTTTGGCCGTGGTATCTCGACGAAAGATTAAGCGGCGGAGCAACTATTTGGCCTAAAACAAGTGTGTACGGCTATACATTATATCATCCACATTCTACTTATGTTGAGCTGTTAGTGGAGTTGGGACTCATTCCATCCCTTGTTTTTATATGGATATTAGTATTACTCATTCGCCATTTATACATGGAGGATGATCCAGATTCCATATTGCCTTATGTGATATCGGGTACGCTTGCAGCAGCTGGCACATTTGCATTCGACTTATATTTGTTTAAAAACTTTCAATTATCGATGATTTGGTGGGCGTTTGTGTTTGTTGTATTGGCTGTCATCCCAAGGAGGAATGCTGCTTGA
- a CDS encoding glycosyltransferase family 4 protein, with amino-acid sequence MKAVFAHDHFLYTGIDQQVYSEVGFDYPMWERYLKNFDQLTIASRLVEDPQLRSPNAKLRSSGDRVQFVSLPNLSNPRTRLTAMPIARRRMREVLQAADAVIVRLPSEVGLLAIKEAQAMNIPWAVEVVGDAWGAYWNYQTLAGRLYAPVAYMRHRKWIRRAKYAIYVTKHYLQKRYPSTGVVEHASNVQLTLDHTFDIRKRIELLKSYEGGALRVGLIGYLNDYKGIDTAIEALKRVLEQIPQCELHIVGKGDTEKYRQLAESMGIGNRVIFHGVLLPQALMEWLHGLDLYIQPSRTEGLPRALIEAMSTGCPAIGSSAGGIPELLDHEALHRPGDEKGLAERMLHALTNIDWRLQQALVVIQRAAEYDINRLEARRDGFWRSFAEYAQREKEGHL; translated from the coding sequence ATGAAGGCTGTATTTGCACATGATCACTTTTTATATACCGGTATCGATCAACAAGTTTATTCGGAAGTCGGTTTTGATTATCCAATGTGGGAACGTTATTTGAAGAACTTTGATCAATTAACGATCGCATCGCGCTTAGTTGAGGACCCACAGCTTCGGTCTCCGAATGCAAAGCTGCGATCCTCCGGGGATCGTGTTCAATTTGTTTCCCTCCCCAACCTCTCTAACCCACGAACACGTCTCACAGCAATGCCCATCGCGAGGCGCAGGATGAGGGAGGTTTTACAAGCTGCTGATGCGGTCATTGTTAGATTACCTAGTGAGGTTGGACTACTAGCAATTAAAGAAGCACAGGCGATGAATATCCCTTGGGCGGTTGAAGTGGTTGGAGATGCATGGGGGGCTTACTGGAACTACCAAACGTTAGCAGGCAGGCTCTATGCCCCTGTTGCTTACATGCGTCATCGAAAGTGGATTCGTCGTGCAAAGTATGCCATCTATGTCACCAAACACTATTTGCAGAAGCGTTATCCAAGTACAGGTGTAGTTGAACATGCTTCGAATGTACAGCTGACTTTAGATCACACCTTTGACATCAGGAAACGAATCGAGTTGCTTAAGTCTTATGAAGGTGGAGCGCTTCGAGTTGGATTAATCGGCTATTTAAACGACTATAAAGGCATTGATACTGCCATTGAAGCACTCAAACGGGTATTAGAGCAAATCCCGCAATGTGAGCTTCATATCGTGGGAAAAGGTGACACCGAGAAGTATCGCCAATTAGCAGAAAGTATGGGAATTGGTAATAGAGTCATTTTTCACGGAGTACTGTTACCTCAAGCTTTGATGGAATGGCTTCATGGTTTGGACTTGTATATCCAGCCTAGTCGAACTGAAGGATTGCCACGTGCCCTCATTGAAGCAATGAGTACAGGCTGTCCTGCAATCGGTTCATCTGCGGGAGGTATTCCGGAATTGCTTGATCATGAAGCTTTGCATCGACCTGGCGATGAAAAGGGATTAGCGGAACGGATGCTACATGCGCTTACGAATATAGATTGGAGACTCCAACAAGCGCTTGTCGTAATTCAACGGGCGGCTGAGTATGATATCAATCGTCTCGAAGCTCGTAGAGATGGGTTCTGGCGTTCCTTTGCTGAATATGCTCAGAGAGAGAAAGAGGGTCATCTATGA
- a CDS encoding NAD-dependent epimerase, translated as MKLLVTGSAGFIGFYVATRWLAEGHEVIGFDSVNDYYDPQLKEDRLKLLMSNPNFKFVKGNLEDKEQMNELFVAHQPEVVVHLAAQAGVRYSLDNPQAYIDANVTGFLNILEACRNHRVNHLLYASSSSVYGSNTAMPFSTSQNISHPVSLYAATKRANELMAHTYSHLFQIPTTGLRFFTVYGPWGRPDMALFKFTSAIMNDKPISVFNHGQMRRDFTYIDDIVDGIIRLIPNVPQPDPQWSGHLPDPASSYAPYRIYNIGNNQPVNLMDFITQIEQAVGKKALINFEPLQPGDVPETYADIDPIREVAGFEPKTPITIGIPQFVEWYKSYYGQRGD; from the coding sequence TTGAAGCTATTGGTAACGGGGTCTGCAGGTTTTATTGGATTTTACGTGGCAACGAGGTGGCTCGCAGAAGGCCATGAAGTCATTGGATTTGATAGCGTCAATGACTATTACGATCCTCAATTGAAGGAAGACCGTTTGAAGCTGCTAATGTCGAATCCGAACTTTAAGTTCGTTAAGGGAAATTTGGAGGACAAGGAGCAAATGAATGAGCTCTTTGTAGCACATCAACCTGAAGTTGTCGTTCATTTGGCGGCTCAAGCAGGGGTACGGTACAGCTTGGACAATCCTCAAGCCTATATTGATGCGAATGTGACCGGATTTTTAAACATTTTAGAAGCATGTCGCAATCATAGAGTTAATCACTTGCTATACGCATCTTCAAGCTCCGTGTACGGGTCCAATACGGCAATGCCATTTTCCACCTCACAAAATATTAGCCATCCCGTAAGCCTCTACGCTGCAACGAAACGAGCAAATGAGCTTATGGCACACACCTATTCTCATCTTTTCCAAATTCCGACTACCGGGTTGAGGTTTTTTACAGTTTATGGACCTTGGGGAAGACCGGATATGGCGTTGTTCAAATTCACGAGTGCTATTATGAACGACAAGCCGATTTCAGTGTTCAATCATGGGCAGATGAGACGAGATTTTACTTATATTGATGATATCGTTGATGGAATCATTCGACTAATTCCAAACGTTCCACAGCCTGACCCACAATGGAGCGGACACCTTCCAGACCCAGCTTCCAGCTATGCACCCTACCGGATATACAATATTGGGAATAATCAACCGGTCAACTTAATGGATTTTATTACGCAGATCGAGCAGGCTGTTGGTAAAAAGGCTCTGATCAACTTTGAACCGCTGCAGCCAGGTGACGTTCCAGAAACGTATGCGGACATTGATCCGATCAGGGAAGTGGCTGGATTCGAGCCGAAAACTCCAATCACGATCGGAATCCCTCAATTTGTTGAATGGTATAAGTCGTACTATGGACAAAGGGGGGATTGA
- a CDS encoding glycosyltransferase yields the protein MFDTHTQISKYRVLHFLKAMDPAGIEKGIMSLYRQMDRTEIQFDFAVHSLHEGYYEKEIRQLGGAVFRVPSPKGDLWRFKKEWDRTLRDWSHTSNKSQLGIPIAVHSHSAYFSGIVLRQAAKAGVSVRIAASHRVNASAGGIRGLYMKAMSNLIRKYATHRLSCSRIAGSSLFGHDWNPDGKSMGIVPNALDLNPFMHIRSTTRESLRRAWFNSNNIEGPVVLHIGRFVKEKNHRFILDVFQSLLDSVPTAILILAGEGPELQNMKAEAEQRGLLQKVQFLGIVDQIPELIAAADVFLFPSITEGLGMAVIEAQAGGLPCLVSDAIPEEADIGIDRLFRLSLNDSKELWVQQIIDLLQFTRPPVQFIEAALVARKYVASSLYPLMKEIYTYGSAEIHS from the coding sequence ATGTTTGATACACATACGCAGATTAGCAAGTATCGAGTCTTACATTTCCTCAAAGCGATGGACCCTGCAGGGATTGAAAAAGGAATCATGAGCTTATATCGACAGATGGATCGAACGGAAATACAATTCGACTTCGCCGTGCATAGCTTGCATGAAGGATATTATGAGAAGGAAATCCGTCAGCTTGGTGGCGCAGTTTTTCGAGTGCCATCTCCAAAGGGGGATCTTTGGCGTTTCAAGAAGGAATGGGATCGTACACTTCGAGATTGGAGTCATACATCGAACAAATCTCAGTTAGGCATTCCGATAGCCGTACACAGCCATTCAGCTTATTTTAGCGGGATAGTCCTTAGACAGGCTGCAAAAGCCGGGGTCTCAGTTCGAATTGCAGCTAGTCATCGAGTAAATGCATCTGCGGGCGGAATTCGAGGATTATATATGAAGGCGATGAGTAACCTTATCCGCAAATATGCAACACATCGTCTCAGTTGCTCTCGGATCGCTGGAAGCTCATTATTTGGACACGATTGGAATCCTGACGGTAAATCAATGGGCATCGTACCCAATGCGTTGGATTTGAATCCATTTATGCATATTCGTTCTACAACAAGAGAATCGCTACGAAGAGCATGGTTTAACAGTAATAACATTGAAGGACCCGTCGTCCTTCATATTGGCAGATTTGTTAAAGAAAAAAACCACCGTTTTATTCTGGATGTGTTTCAATCGTTGTTGGACAGTGTTCCTACGGCAATTCTCATTCTTGCAGGAGAAGGTCCAGAATTGCAAAACATGAAGGCTGAGGCTGAGCAACGCGGGCTATTACAAAAGGTCCAGTTTCTAGGAATAGTCGATCAAATCCCTGAACTCATCGCGGCAGCGGACGTTTTTTTGTTCCCTTCCATCACAGAAGGGCTTGGTATGGCAGTCATTGAAGCTCAAGCGGGTGGCCTACCTTGCTTAGTGAGCGATGCCATTCCAGAGGAAGCAGATATCGGAATCGATCGACTATTCAGATTAAGCTTGAATGATAGCAAGGAGCTGTGGGTACAACAGATAATCGATCTGCTTCAATTCACACGACCTCCGGTACAGTTCATTGAAGCAGCACTCGTTGCTCGAAAGTATGTGGCATCCTCTCTATATCCACTCATGAAGGAGATATACACCTATGGATCGGCTGAAATTCATTCGTAG
- a CDS encoding D-alanine--D-alanine ligase: MNNQEQKNKIRVGLVYGGRSGEHEVSLQTALAVSKAFDYDKYELIPFYITYTGQWRSGALLNAPPTAVAQLQFDPGSDSGAEESNNALYPVLRGISDVETAVQASREDQVIDVMFPLLHGTFGEDGTIQGLFEMAGLPYVGAGVLASSVGMDKVAMKMMFAQAGLPQVGYRHFVGYQWKKDREHCLNNVEELGYPCFVKPANLGSSVGVSKARNREELIVAIEEALRFDRKVIIEEFVDAREIEVSVLGNDDPRASVPGEIMSSHEFYDYKAKYTDGKSVMVIPAEIDQETTNAVRSMAVRAFQAIDGSGLCRADFFMRRSDGALFINEVNTLPGFTPYSMYPLMWQETGMPYRELLDTLIRLAVERHAERQSLEYGNGAL, from the coding sequence ATGAACAACCAGGAACAGAAGAACAAAATTCGTGTTGGCCTCGTTTATGGCGGACGCTCAGGTGAGCATGAGGTGTCGTTGCAAACGGCATTGGCTGTTTCGAAAGCTTTTGATTATGACAAATATGAACTCATTCCTTTCTATATTACTTATACTGGACAATGGAGATCGGGTGCTTTACTTAATGCTCCACCGACAGCAGTTGCGCAATTGCAGTTCGATCCCGGGTCGGATAGTGGCGCGGAGGAGTCGAACAATGCGCTTTATCCAGTGCTTCGTGGAATATCTGATGTAGAGACTGCGGTGCAAGCTAGTCGTGAAGATCAAGTCATTGATGTGATGTTCCCGTTGCTGCATGGAACTTTCGGTGAGGATGGGACGATTCAAGGACTATTTGAGATGGCGGGACTACCTTATGTTGGTGCGGGTGTATTAGCATCGTCCGTCGGGATGGACAAGGTTGCAATGAAGATGATGTTCGCTCAGGCGGGATTACCTCAAGTGGGTTATCGTCATTTTGTGGGATATCAGTGGAAAAAAGATCGTGAGCATTGTCTGAACAACGTCGAGGAGCTTGGTTATCCGTGTTTTGTTAAGCCGGCTAATCTAGGATCTAGTGTCGGCGTGTCTAAGGCGCGCAATCGTGAGGAGCTTATTGTTGCAATTGAGGAAGCGTTGAGATTCGACCGTAAAGTCATTATTGAAGAGTTTGTCGATGCGCGTGAGATTGAGGTTAGCGTACTCGGGAACGACGATCCGCGTGCTTCTGTACCGGGCGAAATTATGAGCTCGCATGAATTTTATGATTATAAGGCCAAATATACTGACGGCAAGTCGGTAATGGTCATCCCTGCAGAAATCGACCAAGAAACGACGAACGCTGTGCGCTCAATGGCAGTACGTGCTTTTCAAGCGATCGATGGCTCAGGCTTATGTCGTGCAGATTTCTTTATGCGGCGCAGTGATGGAGCCCTGTTCATTAACGAGGTGAACACGTTGCCGGGCTTTACACCTTATAGCATGTACCCACTGATGTGGCAGGAAACAGGTATGCCATATCGTGAATTGCTAGATACGTTAATTAGACTCGCAGTTGAGCGTCACGCAGAACGTCAATCGCTGGAGTATGGTAATGGGGCGCTCTAA
- a CDS encoding NAD-dependent epimerase/dehydratase family protein, producing MNIIVTGAGGFIGQALLEEFARDSQIWAIGRQASPQSLRVNERWNVTDLSDDAQLPIPDPLIAWEVLIHAAGTAHIPITQETEAMFWQGNVQATVNAVKLAQQAGVKHFILISSIAAATEEDGDLYARTKRMAEKYTLEECARSGIKCTVLRPVMVYGEYDVKGNMMKLIHQLHRRFVPLPDRGRTIKPMIYIRNFTWIVRQVIEEAEQDSTIRAVRDVESWSTYTLCRIVTTLMERRCLIIPLPKWSDRLLLIALRTAKTLHLFNSVNENSYRKLSNSLDVAMEPWLLALKSHFPYTGTEGLRKTVNGFLESKR from the coding sequence ATGAACATCATTGTGACCGGTGCGGGAGGATTTATAGGACAAGCCCTGCTTGAGGAGTTTGCACGTGATAGTCAAATCTGGGCTATCGGTAGGCAAGCCTCGCCTCAATCGCTTCGAGTTAATGAGCGCTGGAATGTGACAGATTTAAGTGATGATGCTCAACTTCCTATACCTGACCCTTTAATTGCTTGGGAAGTATTGATCCATGCTGCAGGCACAGCACATATTCCTATTACTCAGGAGACCGAGGCTATGTTCTGGCAGGGTAATGTGCAAGCGACCGTAAATGCTGTTAAGCTCGCTCAGCAGGCAGGGGTTAAACACTTTATTCTGATTAGCTCTATTGCTGCTGCAACTGAGGAAGATGGCGATCTTTATGCGAGAACGAAGCGAATGGCTGAAAAATATACACTAGAGGAATGTGCGAGAAGTGGGATAAAGTGTACGGTGTTGCGACCGGTGATGGTTTATGGTGAATATGATGTGAAAGGCAACATGATGAAACTGATTCATCAGCTACATCGTCGGTTTGTTCCACTTCCAGATCGAGGTCGAACGATTAAGCCTATGATCTATATTCGGAATTTTACATGGATCGTACGGCAGGTAATTGAAGAAGCTGAGCAAGATTCAACGATCCGGGCTGTACGTGATGTCGAAAGTTGGTCAACATACACACTTTGCCGGATCGTTACGACGCTAATGGAGCGACGATGCTTGATTATTCCGCTGCCGAAATGGAGTGATCGTCTTCTATTGATTGCTCTTCGTACTGCTAAGACTTTGCATTTGTTCAACTCAGTTAACGAAAACAGCTATCGCAAGCTGTCAAATTCGCTAGATGTTGCTATGGAGCCGTGGTTACTCGCATTAAAAAGTCATTTTCCATACACAGGGACCGAAGGCTTACGCAAAACGGTTAATGGGTTCTTGGAGTCTAAGAGGTGA
- a CDS encoding glycosyltransferase family 4 protein: MNGFVTEGRQPRVQLYYAVTVPISIVLLKTQLAEMKRRGYEVTLICSPGLQLEELEQQEGIHTYPLKMSRTIAPLSDIVSLWKLVQYLRKHRPDIINIGTPKAGFLVGIAAWLARVPHRVHTQHGLRLETLKGWKRHLLFATEKTACLAAHRVWCVSNSIREIAIQSGIVKASKSFVLGYGSNNGVDMARFPIHEVQWKAKVSSLRKEWALSSEIPTIGFVGRLTMDKGIIELLQTFDELRLSYPQLKLVLVGAFDDADPIPEWLRERIVSDSNIVKVGYQQEPAPYFSLMDVFVFPTYREGFGTVIIEASAAEVPVVTTNVTGAKDAVKHNESGIIVNDRDVKGLTEAVALLLRDKAEAKRLGTNGRQRVIEYFRSEVIWDAVDQLYQDMLNGK, from the coding sequence ATGAATGGTTTTGTAACTGAAGGAAGACAACCAAGGGTTCAGCTATATTATGCAGTTACGGTCCCGATCAGTATCGTGTTGCTTAAAACACAGCTTGCTGAGATGAAGCGTAGAGGATATGAAGTGACATTGATATGTTCACCGGGACTCCAATTGGAAGAGCTTGAGCAGCAGGAGGGGATTCATACTTATCCTCTTAAGATGTCAAGAACAATTGCACCGCTAAGCGATATCGTTTCATTGTGGAAGCTCGTTCAATATTTACGAAAGCATAGACCGGATATTATTAATATCGGAACACCTAAAGCAGGCTTTCTAGTGGGAATCGCTGCATGGTTAGCAAGAGTTCCACACCGGGTACATACCCAGCATGGACTGCGCTTAGAAACATTGAAGGGATGGAAGAGACATCTTCTCTTTGCAACAGAGAAGACAGCATGCCTTGCAGCACATCGGGTGTGGTGCGTGAGTAACAGTATACGAGAGATTGCGATTCAATCAGGAATAGTCAAAGCTTCGAAGTCATTCGTACTTGGATATGGCAGCAACAATGGAGTCGATATGGCGCGGTTTCCTATCCATGAGGTGCAATGGAAAGCAAAGGTTTCGAGTTTAAGAAAAGAGTGGGCTCTTTCTTCTGAAATACCGACGATCGGTTTTGTTGGAAGATTGACGATGGACAAAGGCATAATCGAATTACTGCAAACCTTTGATGAGCTTAGATTGTCATACCCACAATTAAAGCTTGTTCTTGTTGGGGCGTTTGACGATGCGGATCCGATTCCAGAATGGCTACGTGAACGTATCGTTAGTGATTCCAATATTGTGAAGGTGGGTTATCAACAAGAGCCAGCACCGTATTTCTCGTTGATGGATGTTTTCGTATTTCCAACCTATAGAGAAGGGTTTGGCACTGTCATCATTGAAGCAAGTGCAGCGGAGGTTCCTGTCGTTACGACGAATGTGACAGGTGCTAAGGATGCTGTTAAGCATAATGAAAGCGGTATTATAGTGAATGACCGAGATGTCAAAGGGTTGACAGAAGCCGTTGCTTTACTTTTACGAGATAAAGCAGAGGCAAAGAGGCTAGGGACAAACGGTAGGCAACGTGTCATCGAGTATTTTCGCAGTGAGGTCATCTGGGATGCAGTGGATCAGCTGTATCAAGATATGCTGAATGGGAAGTGA
- a CDS encoding oligosaccharide flippase family protein: protein MQVQKTDSKYFSLKRNISWTLIGNIIYAITQWALIIVIARWSNPELVGQFSLALAYVSPLILLSQLQLRALQVVDTRGKYTFGNYAGIRIVITVVAVVVIPCILFIVGEREELVWLSIVIAIAKGFESISDIIHGALQKREQFQIISISKIGKGLLAIGAFAMGMYIWRDALPDTRLLAATACMAVAWAIQLVVYDIRKIRRYEAFRPDYRWGPMLELAVWGAPLGIVVMLSSLSTQIPRILISRELGSHDLGIFSALGYLLTAGMIVSNAIGQAAAPRMSRLCHQRKLSELHRLVIRLSAVGGVIGAIGILIAVSVGKELLELIYNADYAVHSLLLVVLLVSGMIDFIATFFGYALTAMHAIKIQPYIAALWTICAIVATWLMLPHFGIIGAAYALIVSTGCRLILQVAVFYWRIRKSLLYHNDTD, encoded by the coding sequence ATGCAGGTGCAGAAGACGGATTCAAAATATTTCTCATTAAAACGAAACATATCATGGACACTCATCGGAAACATCATTTATGCCATTACACAGTGGGCACTCATTATTGTAATCGCGAGATGGTCCAATCCAGAGTTAGTCGGCCAGTTCTCATTAGCTCTTGCATATGTGTCACCTCTAATCTTATTATCGCAGCTACAATTACGAGCATTACAGGTTGTTGATACAAGAGGAAAATATACATTTGGAAATTATGCGGGTATTCGCATCGTAATCACGGTTGTAGCGGTCGTCGTCATTCCTTGCATTTTATTCATCGTTGGTGAGAGAGAAGAGCTTGTATGGTTAAGTATTGTGATTGCTATTGCGAAAGGCTTCGAATCGATTAGCGACATTATTCATGGAGCATTACAGAAGCGAGAGCAATTTCAAATTATATCGATTTCGAAGATCGGTAAAGGCTTGTTAGCGATTGGTGCTTTTGCGATGGGGATGTACATTTGGAGAGACGCATTACCTGATACGAGATTGCTAGCCGCAACAGCTTGTATGGCCGTGGCATGGGCAATTCAGCTCGTAGTTTACGATATTCGAAAGATTCGAAGGTATGAAGCATTTAGACCTGACTATAGATGGGGACCTATGTTAGAACTCGCAGTATGGGGAGCACCGCTTGGCATCGTTGTTATGCTATCCTCATTATCTACTCAGATACCGAGGATTCTCATTAGCAGAGAGCTTGGCTCTCATGATCTAGGGATCTTTAGCGCTTTGGGGTATCTATTGACTGCGGGGATGATTGTGTCTAATGCGATCGGACAGGCTGCAGCACCACGCATGAGCAGATTGTGCCACCAACGAAAGCTGTCTGAACTGCATCGACTGGTTATTCGATTAAGTGCTGTTGGGGGTGTTATAGGTGCAATAGGTATACTGATCGCCGTAAGTGTAGGTAAGGAGTTATTAGAGCTGATCTATAATGCGGATTATGCGGTGCATTCCTTATTACTTGTGGTGCTATTAGTGTCGGGCATGATAGATTTCATAGCGACCTTTTTTGGATATGCGTTAACTGCCATGCACGCTATTAAAATCCAACCTTATATAGCAGCATTATGGACGATCTGTGCGATCGTAGCAACATGGCTAATGCTCCCCCATTTCGGAATTATAGGTGCTGCGTATGCACTTATCGTCTCAACGGGGTGTCGATTGATCCTTCAGGTTGCAGTGTTCTACTGGAGAATTCGCAAGAGCCTACTTTACCATAATGACACCGACTAG